In the genome of bacterium, the window CAGCTCGGCGGTCATGCCCATGTGGTAGTCGTGGTAGACGTCCCACAAGCCGTCGTGCACGAGCAGGTCGGTCAGCTGCTGATGGCCGAGGCGCAGGCCGTCGCGGGCCCCGAACAGGGCGAACGGGATCTGCGACATGTTCTCCATGCCGCCGGCGATCGCGCAGCGGATGTCGCCGGCCTTGATCGCCTGGGCCGCCGCCATCACGGCCCGCAGGCCCGAGCCGCAGACCTTGTTCAGGGTCATGGCGCTGACCGAAGTCGGCAGGCCGCCCCAGATCGCGGCCTGCCGGGCCGGGTTCTGGCCCAGCCCCGCCTGCACCACGCAACCCATGACCACCTCGTCGACGGCGCCCGGGTCCAACCCGGTGCGCTCCAGCAGCCCCGCGATGGCCGCGGCGCCGAGCCGGCCGGCCGGGACCGAGGCCAGGCCGCCCTGGAAGCGGCCGATCGGTGTGCGCACGGCCCCGCAGATCACGACGCGTTCGCTCATGTCGTCCCCTCGCCTTTCACCGGAAGCCATCGTTCCTGTTGCTATTCTTCCAACAAATTACGGGCGATCACCAGGCGCTGGATCTCGCTGGTGCCCTCGCCGATCGTGCACAGTTTGGCGTCGCGGTACATGCGCTCGACGGGGTACTCGCGGCAGAAGCCGTAGCCCCCGAGCAGCTGGATCGCGGAGGACGTGACCTCCATGGCGATCTCGCTGGCGTAGAGCTTGCCCTTGGCCGCCATGTCGGCGTAGGGCTCGCCGGCGTCCTTGCGACGGCAGGCCTCGTAGATCAGCAGGCGCGCGGCGTCGATCTTCAGGCTCATGTCGGCGAGCCGGAACTGGACGGCCTGCTGCGCGGCGATCGGCTGGCCGAACTGGATGCGCCCCTTCGCGTAGTCGCGCGCGGTCTCGAAGGCGCCGACGGCCAGGCCCAGGGCCAGCGCGCCGATGGAGATGCGGCCGCCGTCGAGCGTCGCCAGGAACTGCTTGAACCCGTCGCCCTGCTGGCCGAGCAGCGCGTCGGCGGGCACGCGCACGTCCTCGAGCGTCAGGGGCGCGGTGTCGGAGGCCCGCATGCCCAGCTTGTCTTCCTTCTTCTCGACCGTGAACCCCGGGGTCCCGGTCGGGACGATGAAGGCGCTGATGCCCCGGCTGCCGCTTGCGGCCGGGTCGGTCTTGGCGGTGACGATGACCGCGCCGGCGTGGTGCGCGTTGGTGATCCACTGCTTGCGCCCGTTCAGCACCCAGTCGCCGCCGTCGCGCACGGCGGTGGACGCGGTGCCGCCGGCGTCGCTGCCCGCGCCGGGCTCGGTCAGACCGAAGCTCAGCAGGTAGTCGCCACGGCAGGCGCCGGGCAGCCAGCGCTGCTGCTGCTCGGGCGTGCCGAAGGCGTGGATCGGCCAGCAGCCCAGGCTGTTGTGGGCGGCGACGGTCAGGCCGTGGCTGCCGCAGACCCGGCTGAGCTCCTCCACGACCAGCGCGTAGCTGGTCGTGTCCACCTGGAAACCGCCCTCGGCCTCGGGCACCTTCAAGCCCAGCAGGCCCAGCGCGCCGAGCTCCTTGATCGTGGCGGCGGGGAACTCCCCGGTCTCGTCGATGCGCGCGGCGATGGGCGCGATCCGCGACTTGGCGAAATCGCGGGTCATGTCGCGGATCATCTTCTGGTTCTCGGAGAGGAGCATCGTGCCTCCGCGCGGGCGCCGGTCGGGCCCGCCGCTTCGGTTCTGGGATGTTGCCGGAGGTGGGGCTTGTCCCCGCCGGCGTGTCCGTTCGGCGCGTGCGCGCCGTCGGACCGTTCGACACCGGAGGGACAGGATACAGAACGAGGCAGGGCGGGGAAAGCGAAATCGCTGCACAGTTTCAAGAATGGCTTACAGATGCGCCGACGGGCGGGCCCCCGGCAGGGGACCCGCCCGCCCGACAATGGGACCCGCCCTCCCGACAATGGGACCCGCCCGCCTGAAGGGCCCGACGGCGTGCGCTACCGGTACTCGGCCTTGACCTCGCCCCAGCTGCGGTTCTCCGCGGGCACCAGCCCCTCGCAGACGTTCCACGCGCCGGGCGTCGGGGGGCAGCCGGTGCCGGCCGGCTCGAGGTCGCCGCCGTAGGGCGACAGCGCGTCGCACAGGACCCACTCGCCCTCGGGCAGCATCAGGGCCAGCGAGCGGTCGTCGACCCCGACGTGGGCC includes:
- a CDS encoding acyl-CoA dehydrogenase family protein, whose amino-acid sequence is MLLSENQKMIRDMTRDFAKSRIAPIAARIDETGEFPAATIKELGALGLLGLKVPEAEGGFQVDTTSYALVVEELSRVCGSHGLTVAAHNSLGCWPIHAFGTPEQQQRWLPGACRGDYLLSFGLTEPGAGSDAGGTASTAVRDGGDWVLNGRKQWITNAHHAGAVIVTAKTDPAASGSRGISAFIVPTGTPGFTVEKKEDKLGMRASDTAPLTLEDVRVPADALLGQQGDGFKQFLATLDGGRISIGALALGLAVGAFETARDYAKGRIQFGQPIAAQQAVQFRLADMSLKIDAARLLIYEACRRKDAGEPYADMAAKGKLYASEIAMEVTSSAIQLLGGYGFCREYPVERMYRDAKLCTIGEGTSEIQRLVIARNLLEE